In the Oscarella lobularis chromosome 14, ooOscLobu1.1, whole genome shotgun sequence genome, one interval contains:
- the LOC136195135 gene encoding proto-oncogene DBL-like: MTDVRIVESESSKLGAQKSNANSRSTPDLVRSSVVAPTDDVTTRGSEQEAPRRIAMEDSSTLTASQSEKRLRARLAYLSGGMDECHPLVMFPCETLLAASAATDDDLGSVLKYYLQITCFDPPSHPGFTLVFNALRVTWAVIRTLLGRLEGLFVSWIHRVLVVKSTSFLDKIKSLVGKPEFSFDVIDLPSLRDLCRLISPAELTPEFGGTLPYDHQEWVKNRLNIENFVSSCRDVSVLLTVITDVIIPVKKIHSIQEARDRRSKAREDAETAKSVVAKTTRQGKVLLRSLEHTEDASPPLATWTPDYVNGTWCVQEEKRGLDEETTRVVDRLNDYVRQLDDCVAFYTFKGQAGKVLEELHARKEVVTKLTVGDTLAQSRNKLEGHFGFENDLEILEQKCQTALSAAKEFDSSHYAANEVSNMRQSIESALSQLKQYSDDRGTLLEKSVEFYTILEKVEDWCSEGMDILARLQMDSALTLDGIAIAIEELDAFLTSRVDASNLQKLGVQMLNFVAQQRAEKALQRRGELHALIENRKGGLNRIARTLAARKPTESIPKNLSSETISQNQSEIGGGDDVDDETFYGDRDDDDDGDDDGDGLMTQVMLIKEEEPTSLIGPETNENVLKRREFVMAELLETERTYIEDLRQIIEGYWKEMDPQSPFLPPVLKGKRHIVFGNLKHIYDFHQNVFIHLLEQRADEPPLVGQCFLEKEKEFQMYAEYCKNKVNADEFFQDCDQAFFRTCQKNIGHTLPLSSYLLKPVQRITKYQLLLKDMMNCSKKDEEAYANLQEALSKMLLVLKHVNDSMHSIGIEGYRGSLIEQGNLLLQDSFRVWENDAVFKKERVRHVFLYEKLIIFSKKRKKQKASNKTVYSFKSSLKVNDIGLTETVEDQPRRFIVSEFGNQRSFTLHARSTVVKQSWVEQIRRLLEEQLAEIKDLVAERTGYVVIGGPKPGLAILPQDFSERRVARSRSPSIRRGQRPEIYRETFTDSATAAAAAAATTTRASIGELSPLKRGTDSTRSASFRMSRGNRYDGGGVQSPVEKRPPRSASVEELSTGYLLKVNDGDSDHFDVATAVVAAEKTQSHGNSTSDLISIESGAFESDEWDDDDDDDVVEDAVLDVNLAPDQPRHYVAIADFSYDNPASDESVTYLSLKVGDRVEVIQLGQGGWWFVRWYGQARPMNDEKEKEGWVPASYLEVMKGVEERDGRSSRVSVYRAQENAPFTVKAKETSV, translated from the exons ATGACGGACgtccgaatcgtcgaaagcgaatcgtcgaaacTCGGCGCCCAAAAATCGAACGCGAACAGCCGTTCGACACCCGATCTCGTCCGAagcagcgtcgtcgctcccacagacgacgtcacgacgcGCGGAAGCGAGCAGGAAGCGCCGCGGAGAATCGCAATGGAAG ACTCATCGACGCTGACCGCTTCCCAGTCAGAAAAGCGgttgcgcgcgcgcttgGCCTATCTATCAG gcgGTATGGACGAATGTCATCCGCTTGTCATGTTTCCCTGCGAAACGCTTCTCGCCGCTAGCGCggcgaccgacgacgatctcggcTCCGTGCTCAAGTATTATCTTCAGATAACGTG ttttgaTCCTCCCAGTCATCCGGGTTTTACGCTAGTTTTTAATGCTCTGCGGGTCACGTGGGCCGTCATTCGGACCCTTCTCGGTCGCTTGGAa gGTCTCTTTGTGAGCTGGATTCATCGAgtcctcgtcgtcaaatcgacgtcgtttctcgatAAGATCAAATCGCTGGTTGGAAAACCGGAATTTAGTTTTGAC GTGATTGATCTTCCTTCCCTGCGAGACCTATGTCGGCTAATATCTCCGGCTGAATTGACGCCGGAATTTGGCGGCACATTGCCATACGATCATCAAGAATGGGTGAAAAACAGACTG AATATTGAGAATTTTGTGAGCAGTTGTCGCGACGTCTCCGTTCTCCTCACAGTCATAACAGACGTCATTATCCCCGTGAAAAAAATCCACTCGATCCAAGAGGCGCGCGACAGACGAAGCAAAGCGAGAGAGGACGCCGAGACGGCGAAATCGGTCGTCGCCAAGACGACTCGCCAAGGCAAAGTTCTCCTCCGATCGCTCGAGCACACGGAagacgcgtcgccgccgctcgccACGTGGACGCCCGACTACGTGAACGGAACGTGGTGCGTTCAAGAAGAGAAGCGTGGTCTCGATGAGGAGACGACGCGAGTTGTTGATCGTCTCAACGATTACGTGCGACAACTCGACGATTGCGTGGCATTTTATACTTTTAAAGGGCAGGCTGGAAAG gtgtTGGAGGAGTTGCATGCGAGGAAGGAGGTTGTGACGAAGTTGACTGTCGGCGATACGTTGGCTCAGTCGAGGAATAAGTTGGAAGGTCATTTTGGGTTTGAAAATGATTTGGAG attcttGAGCAAAAGTGTCAGACCGCTCTTTCTGCGGCGAAGGAATTCGATTCTTCTCACTATGCAGCCAATGAAGTGTCGAATATGAGACAGTCCATTGAAAGCGCTCTGTCTCAATTGAAACAATACTCGGACGATCGTGGCACTCTCTTAGAAAAATCCGTCGAATTCTACACGATCCTCGAAAAA GTAGAGGACTGGTGTAGCGAAGGAATGGACATTTTGGCGCGACTTCAAATGGACAGTGCTCTGACATTAGACGGAATTGCAATTGCCATCGAAGAACTCGACGCTTTTTTAACC tctcgcgtcgacgcgtcgaattTGCAGAAACTCGGCGTGCAAATGTTGAATTTCGTCGCCCAACAGCGCGCGGAAAAGGCGTTGCAGCGTCGCGGCGAATTGCACGCGCTCATCGAGAATCGCAAGGGCGGTTTGAATCGAATCGCTCGCACTCTCGCCGCGCGAAAACCGACGGAATCGATTCCAAAAAATTTGTCCAGCGAGACCATCTCACAGAATCAATCC gagaTTGGTGGtggtgatgacgtcgatgacgaaacGTTTTACGGCGAtcgcgacgatgacgacgacggcgacgacgacggcgacggactGATGACTCAAGTGATGCTTATCAAAGAGGAGGAGCCGACTTCTCTCATTGGTCCTGAGACGAATGAGAACGttttgaagagaagaga GTTTGTCATGGCTGAGTTGCTTGAGACGGAAAGAACTTATATAGAAGATCTTCGTCAGATAATTGAA gGCTATTGGAAGGAGATGGATCCCCAGAGTCCTTTCCTACCTCCCGTGTTGAAGGGAAAGAGGCACATTGTATTTGGAAACTTGAAGCACATTTACGATTTTCACCAAAA CGTTTTTATACATTTGCTGGAGCAACGAGCTGATGAACCGCCACTAGTGGGCCAGTGCTTCCTTGAAAAA GAAAAAGAGTTCCAGATGTATGCTGAGTACTGTAAGAACAAGGTGAATGCTGATGAATTTTTCCAAGACTGCGATCAGGCTTTTTTCAGG ACGTGTCAGAAAAATATTGGACACACTTTGCCACTGTCGTCCTATTTGCTAAAACCCGTACAAAGAATCACGAAATATCAACTCCTTTTAAAA GATATGATGAATTGCTccaagaaagacgaagaggcgTACGCGAATCTGCAGGAGGCGTTGAGCAAAATGCTACTCGTGCTAAAACACGTGAACGATTCGATGCACTCCATCGGAATCGAAGGCTATAGA ggAAGTTTGATAGAACAGGGAAATCTTCTCTTGCAG gactcgtttcgcgtttgggagaacgacgccgtcttcaaaaaagaacgagtTCGACACGTGTTTCTCTACGAGAAACTCATCATTTTTagtaagaagagaaagaagcaaaaagcCAGTAATAAGACGGTGTACAGCTTCAAATCGAGTCTGAAG GTTAATGATATTGGCTTGACGGAAACGGTCGAGGACCAGCCGCGTCGATTTATCGTTTCCGAATTCGGAAATCAGCGCAGTTTTACTCTCCAC gcgaGAAGCACGGTTGTCAAGCAATCTTGGGTCGAACAAATTCGACGTTTGCTGGAAGAACAACTAGCGGAAATCAAAGACCTAGTTGCAGAAAGAACGGGCTACGTTGTCATAGGGGGCCCCAAACCCGGTCTCGCTATCCTACCTCAAG ATTTTTCCGAACGACGTGTCGCCCGATCTCGCTCGCCGAGCATACGACGCGGCCAACGACCGGAAATCTATCGCGAAACGTTCAccgattcggcgacggcggcggcggcggcggcggcgacgacgactcgagcTTCCATAGGCGAGCTGAGTCCGCTTAAACGCGGCACTGATTCAACTCGTTCCGCTTCGTTTCGCATGTCGCGTGGCAACCGCtatgacggcggcggcgttcaaTCGCCGGTGGAAAAGAGACCGCCGCGATCAGCTAGCGTCGAAGAATTGTCAACTGGTTATTTGTTGAAGGTAAATGACGGCGATTCGGatcattttgacgtcgccaccgccgtcgttgccgctGAGAAAACGCAGAGTCAcggcaattcgacgagcgatTTGATTTCGATCGAGAGCGGAGCGTTTGAATCCGACGAatgggacgacgacgatgatgacgacgtcgtcgaagatgctgttcttgacgtcaatttg GCGCCGGATCAACCTCGTCACTATGTGGCTATAGCTGATTTTAGCTATGATAACCCGGCTTCAGACGAATCGGTCACCTATCTTTCGTTGAAAGTCGGTGATCGCGTCGAAGTGATTCAGCTTGGTCAAGGGGGTTGGTGGTTTGTTCGCTGGTATGGACAAGCTCGGCCGATGAATgacgagaaggaaaaagagggATGGGTGCCTGCGAGTTATCTTGAAGTAATGAAAGGAGTCGAGGAACGAGACGGAAGAAGCAGCAGAG TCAGTGTGTATCGCGCGCAAGAAAACGCTCCATTTACagtgaaagcgaaagaaacgtCTGTTTGA
- the LOC136195145 gene encoding NHL repeat-containing protein 3-like, with protein sequence MTFSLFLLLCATGSVSGSSLAPAYSLDSSWPIDKSLFVRTAQDFATAVDDRTRHVFVGLRGPGLASTGPVLVFDEHGAFLRSWGRETIGMIHGMRIVRLANGTARLWIADLGNSNGGHTLKLFSIDGELLETIGTPGKAGTGTKPIQFDQIADVAVDKDGNLYIVDGDGGLNNRLVKLDVARTLVWMVGGAKRGNSTGQFYIPHSVEIDPKINVVWVADRGNNRTQGFDLETGAFVVEWTCMRPFSPCHVRLDSTGNHYLVLDLNYAVLLTMPAPASREQISTCTIANRTPLGRNDSKPHAFSIDRTSGAIYVGKVGANVTEKYVPWNVEPAFVGPRGGDNGPSLLPCTSLSFVIVVILVAVVVRWHVNSRRRTRASKKRFDRLISIPEV encoded by the exons ATGACGTTCTCTCTATTCCTCCTTTTGTGCGCGACGGGCTCCGTTTCGGGCTCGTCTCTCGCCCCCGCCTACTCGTTGGACTCCTCGTGGCCAATCGACAAGTCGCTGTTCGTCCGAACGGCGCAGGATTTCGCGACAGCAGTGGACGATCGAACGCGACACGTATTCGTCGGCTTGCGCGGTCCAGGACTCGCTTCGACGGGCcccgttctcgtcttcgacgagcaCGGCGCCTTTCTGCGCTCGTGGGGTCGCGAAACAATCGGCATGATCCACGGAATGCGCATCGTACGACTCGCAAACGGAACAGCGCGTCTCTGGATCGCCGACTTGGGAAATTCGAACGGCGGTCACACGCTCAAGCTCTTTTCCATCGACGGCGAACTCCTCGAAACGATAGGCACGCCAGGAAAGGCAGGAACGGGAACGAAACCCATTCAATTCGACCAG ATCGCTGACGTGGCCGTAGACAAAGATGGAAATCTTTACatagtcgacggcgacggcggcttgAATAATCGTCTAGTGaaactcgacgtcgcgcgcacGCTCGTTTGGATGGTGGGCGGGGCCAAACGCGGAAACAGCACCGGTCAATTCTACATACCCCAcagcgtcgaaatcgatccgAAAATCAACGTCGTCTGGGTAGCCGATCGCGGCAACAATCGCACGCAAGGATTCGATCTCGAAACGGgcgcgttcgtcgtcgagtggACGTGCATGCGTCCGTTTTCGCCTTGTCACGTGAGACTCGATTCGACGGGGAATCATTATCTCGTTCTCGATCTTAACTACGCGGTTCTTCTCACGATGCCAGCGCCCGCGTCGCGCGAGCAGATTTCGACGTGTACGATAGCGAATCGGACGCCGCTCGGGCGAAACGATAGCAAACCGCACGCGTTTTCTATTGATCGTACATCCGGGGCGATTTACGTGGGAAAAGTTGGCGCGAACGTGACTGAAAAGTACGTGCCGTGGAACGTGGAGCCGGCGTTCGTTGGAccgcgcggcggcgacaacggTCCGAGTCTTTTGCCGTGcacgtcgttgtcgtttgTTATCGTTGTTATTCTCGTTGCTGTCGTTGTTAGGTGGCACGTGAATTCGAGGCGTagaacgcgcgctagcaaGAAGCGATTCGATCGTTTAATATCCATTCCCGAAGTGTAG
- the LOC136195144 gene encoding uncharacterized protein — MATPIKFWEMHSSQASMEKMFLDSHAKEIESVEKPELLSFLPNFDGKRILELGAGIGRFTGEFASKAKHVTAVEFMAKYLEVNKETNARYSNIDFLCCDVTKLHLENSYDFVFTNWLLTYLTDEEISTLLRKAVRWLPEGGHLFFRESCFFQSGDAKLGSDDPSKYRHPLSYHSFIDSAVVKEEAVGKWSSLQLVWSRSLQAYIKFKSSPNQVCWLCEKVTTDYPPNGASEALTTQQYLYKRQSAVNTILQYEKIFGKGYVSPGGAKVTEQLVATLDLKPGERVMDIGCRIGGADFHMADKYDVSVLGVSQSSTMTSIAMEHGLKRHKHLQTKVQFEVCDVMAREFPDSSFDVIYSREAIVHIENKAVLFKKFHKWLKPGGRLLIGDYCCGPQPWPSDFKAYVAKRGFHLLEPVHYGKALENAGFDDVTADDRTALFIESLKEEIASSEKEMKKNGEDVTVIDGLKMCQQGYQKWGLFTAVKESHH; from the exons ATGGCCACTCCCATAAAGTTCTGGGAAATGCACTCTTCCCAAGCATCGATGGAGAAAATGTTTCTCGACTCGCACGcgaaggaaatcgaaagcGTGGAGAAACCGGAACTTCTTTCCTTCCTTCCCAACTTCGACGGAAAGCGCATTCTCGAACTAGGAGCTGGAATAGG GCGATTCACTGGTGAGTTCGCTTCGAAAGCGAAACACGTCACGGCTGTCGAGTTCATGGCGAAATACCTCGAAGTGaacaaagaaacgaacgcGCGCTACTCCAACATCGACTTCCTctgctgtgacgtcacgaaacTACACCTCGAAAACAGCTACGATTTCGTCTTTACGAATTGGTTGCTAACGTATCTTACTGACGAGGAAATATCGACGCTGTTGAGGAAAGCCGTGCG GTGGCTTCCAGAAGGTGGACACCTGTTTTTCCGCGAGTCCTGCTTCTTCCAGTCAGGCGACGCCAAACTTGGATCAGACGATCCGAGCAAATACAGACATCCGctc TCGTATCACTCGTTTATCGATTCTGCTGTCGTCAAGGAGGAAGCGGTCGGCAAATGGTCATCGCTTCAGCTGGTTTGGTCACGCTCGCTCCAAGCCTACATCAAATTCAAATCAAGTCCAAATCAAGTGTGTTGGCTCTGCGAGAAAGTGACAACCGATTATCCACCCAATGGAGCAAGCGAGGCGCTAACCACTCAGCAGTACTTGTACAAACGCCAGAGCGCAGTAAACACAATCCTTCAAtatgaaaaaatttttggaaAAGGATATGTGAGTCCTGGTGGCGCCAAAGTGACTGAA CAACTCGTAGCAACTCTAGATTTGAAACCTGGAGAGAGAGTCATGGACATTGGTTGCAGAATTGGAGGCGCGGATTTTCACATGGCTGAT AAATATGACGTCTCCGTTTTGGGCGTTAGTCAATCTTCcactatgacgtcaattgcaATGGAACACGGCCTGAAACGACACAAGCATTTGCAAACAAAG GTTCAATTTGAAGTATGTGACGTAATGGCCAGGGAATTTCCAGACTCttcatttgacgtcatctacaGCAGAGAAGCCATTGTGCATATTGAGAACAAAGCCGTCCTCTTCAAGAAATTCCAC AAATGGCTCAAACCTGGTGGGCGTCTTCTAATTGGCGACTACTGCTGCGGACCTCAACCGTGGCCAAGCGATTTCAAAGCCTACGTTGCAAAGAGAGGGTTTCATCTCTTAGAACCCGTCCATTACGGCAAA GCTTTGGAGAATGCCggttttgatgacgtcacagctgATGACCGCACGGCTCTGTTCATTGAGTCGTTGAAGGAAGAAATTGCTTCtagtgaaaaagaaatgaaaaaaaacggagag GACGTTACGGTCATTGACGGTTTGAAGATGTGTCAGCAAGGCTATCAAAAGTGGGGTCTCTTTACAGCCGTCAAAGAATCACATCATTGA
- the LOC136195143 gene encoding uncharacterized protein: protein MESRREMELFWKQHSSTASLVEMFLDSNADEIAREEKPEILSFLPDYNEKRVLELGAGIGRFTGDFASKAKHVTTVEFMRNFLEENKKANARFANIDYLCSDVTQLDLDDSSYDFIFSNWLLMYLNDDEVSSVLTKILRWLPEGGYLFFHESCFFQSGNKKREFNPTHYRSPLAYGSLIDSIFLKEANNKLASFQLIWARSLQSYIRLKSNPNQLCWLYKKVTSEGVCEAMSTQQFLDKQQYTINGILRYERIFGAGYISTGGPKTTEKFVATLDLKPGQRVIDVGCGIGGGDYYMADKYGVFVLGIDLSSNMISVALEQGLNRHKHLQDKVQFEICDVTAREYPECSFDVIYSRDTILHIKDKDVLFKKLYKWLKVGGRLLISDYCCGPQPWSDVFKAYVTQRGYNLLEPAQYGKVLETAGFVNVQANDCTDMFVECLREEVSRTEKEKEAFLEDFSPEDYSAITDGWKAKIERCQQGDQKWGLFTATK from the exons ATGGAATCTCGTCGAGAGATGGAATTGTTTTGGAAACAGCATTCTTCGACAGCGTCGCTAGTAGAAATGTTTCTTGATTCGAACGCGGACGAAATCGCGCGCGAAGAGAAGCCGGAGattctctcctttcttcccGATTACAACGAAAAACGCGTTCTCGAATTGGGAGCGGGAATAGG GAGATTCACCGGcgatttcgcttcgaagGCGAAACACGTGACCACGGTGGAATTCATGAGAAATTTTCTCgaggaaaacaaaaaagcgaacgcaCGTTTCGCCAATATTGATTATCTttgctctgacgtcactcaaCTCGATCTGGACGACAGTAGCTatgatttcattttttcaaattggcTCCTGATGTATCTCAATGATGATGAAGTCTCCTCTGTCTTGACAAAGATCCTTCG GTGGCTTCCCGAAGGCGGATATTTATTCTTCCACGAATCCTGCTTCTTCCAATCGGGCAACAAGAAGCGAGAATTCAATCCAACTCACTATAGAAGTCCACTT GCTTACGGCTCACTCATCGACTCTATCTTCCTCAAAGAAGCCAATAACAAATTAGCTTCGTTTCAATTGATTTGGGCTCGCAGTCTCCAGTCATACATTCGTCTTAAATCTAATCCAAATCAATTGTGTTGGCTCTATAAGAAAGTGACGAGTGAAGGAGTCTGTGAAGCAATGAGCACTCAGCAATTCTTAGATAAGCAGCAATATACCATTAACGGTATATTGCGATATGAAAGAATCTTTGGAGCCGGATACATCAGCACTGGGGGCCCCAAAACTACGGAA aaatTTGTAGCGACTTTAGATTTGAAACCCGGGCAACGAGTTATTGACGTCGGTTGCGGGATTGGAGGAGGAGATTATTACATGGCCGAT AAATATGGAGTCTTCGTTTTGGGCATTGATTTGTCTTCTAATATGATTTCGGTTGCTTTGGAACAAGGCCTCAATAGACACAAGCACTTGCAAGACAAG GTCCAATTTGAaatatgtgacgtcacggcgAGAGAATATCCCGAATGCTCATTTGATGTCATCTATAGTCGAGACACCATTCTTCAcatcaaagacaaagacgtccTATTCAAGAAACTCTAC aAATGGCTCAAAGTTGGCGGACGACTGCTCATCAGCGATTATTGCTGCGGGCCACAACCTTGGTCTGATGTGTTCAAAGCCTACGTAACACAGAGAGGGTATAATCTCCTAGAGCCTGCTCAATACGGGAAA GTTTTAGAAACAGCTGGTTTTGTCAATGTTCAAGCGAATGATTGCACTGATATGTTTGTTGAGTGTCTCAGGGAAGAAGTCAGTCGtactgaaaaagaaaaggaagcctTTTTGGAA GATTTCTCTCCGGAAGACTACAGTGCAATTACCGATGGTTGGAAAGCTAAAATTGAAAGATGCCAACAAGGCGATCAGAAATGGGGCCTTTTCACGGCCACCAAGTGA
- the LOC136195151 gene encoding actin-related protein 2/3 complex subunit 4 → MSATLRPYLNAVRASLEAAMCLENFSSQVVERHNKPEVEIRTNKEILLTPIVVSRNEKERVLIEGSINSLRVSIGIKQADEIEKILCHKFMRFMMMRAENFVILRRKPIEGYDVSFLVTNFHTEAMFKHKLVDFIIQFMEDIDKEVSEMKLALNARARICAEHFLKNF, encoded by the coding sequence ATGTCGGCGACGCTGCGACCGTACTTGAACGCGGTTCGAGCGAGTCTCGAAGCGGCGATGTGCCTCGAAAACTTCTCGTCGCAAGTCGTCGAGCGTCACAACAAGCCGGAGGTGGAAATACGAACGAATAAGGAGATTCTCCTCACGCCGATCGTCGTGAgccgaaacgaaaaggagcGCGTTCTCATCGAGGGCTCCATCAACTCGCTTCGCGTCAGCATCGGCATTAAGCAGGCGGACGAAATCGAGAAGATACTTTGTCACAAGTTCATGCGTTTTATGATGATGCGCGCCGAGAATTTCGTCATTTTGCGTCGAAAACCGATCGAAGGCTACGACGTCAGCTTTCTCGTCACCAATTTTCACACGGAGGCCATGTTCAAGCACAAGCTCGTCGACTTTATCATACAATTCATGGAAGACATCGATAAGGAAGTCAGCGAAATGAAATTGGCCTTGAACGCGAGAGCCCGTATCTGCGCCGAACATTTTCTCAAGAACTTCTAG
- the LOC136195148 gene encoding uncharacterized protein isoform X2: protein MSANDKKKLQLFLAETFRLGCVKGFKYFVSYMRGREELICKIVNEPRSLITPSSTPGGSLSGSFETSGIELPRNQQSFMISHRSQRRLSGYGFIDVGLPPASPSDREIDSTDDDLTMFLIAGYSRYNCPYVWVRSNHERLVRLSGETPSAKDNPLKLDSTSRWSEEDIKIWDIVAELVSICTMPAPKNPFAVDIEYFQSLPLAESVLATGAMANFLRTVLAHKEHFYDAKMFEDLTMVTQKHFQDFSALSNQEAKTPTVL from the exons ATGTCGGCGAAT GATAAGAAAAAGCTACAGTTGTTTCTTGCGGAAACGTTTCGGCTTGGCTGCGTCAAG GGTTTCAAATACTTCGTTTCGTACATGAGAGGAAGAGAGGAGCTAATCTGCAAAATTGTGAACGAACCGCGC agTCTCATTactccgtcatcgactccCGGCGGATCGTTGAGCGGAAGTTTTGAAACATCCGGCATCGAACTGCCGAGAAACCA gCAATCCTTTATGATATCTCATCGATCTCAAAGAAG ACTCAGTGGTTATGGTTTCATTGACGTGGGTTTGCCACCAGCCAGCCCAAGTGATAGAGAAATAGACTCAACA GACGATGATTTGACAATGTTTCTAATAGCTGGCTATAGTCGATATAACTGTCCCTATGTGTGG GTGCGATCGAATCACGAACGACTCGTTCGTCTCAGCGGCGAAACCCCAAGTGCAAAGGACAACCCGTTGAAGTTGGATTCAACGAGTCGATGGAGCGAAGAAG atattAAAATTTGGGACATTGTTGCTGAATTGGTGAGCATTTGCACGATGCCCGCGCCAAAGAATCCTTTTGCTGTCGACATTGAATATTTTCAAAGTCTTCCTTTGGCCGAAAGTGTTTTGGCTACGGGAGCTATGGCGAATTTTCTTCGGACAGTACTTGCTCATAAAGAGCACTTCTACGACGCTAAAA TGTTTGAGGATTTGACTATGGTTACCCAGAAACATTTTCAAGATTTTTCAGCTTTATCTAACCAAGAAGCGAAGACTCCGACCGTACTGTGA
- the LOC136195148 gene encoding uncharacterized protein isoform X1 → MSANDKKKLQLFLAETFRLGCVKVDACAKVDFDFSFDFSILEGFKYFVSYMRGREELICKIVNEPRSLITPSSTPGGSLSGSFETSGIELPRNQQSFMISHRSQRRLSGYGFIDVGLPPASPSDREIDSTDDDLTMFLIAGYSRYNCPYVWVRSNHERLVRLSGETPSAKDNPLKLDSTSRWSEEDIKIWDIVAELVSICTMPAPKNPFAVDIEYFQSLPLAESVLATGAMANFLRTVLAHKEHFYDAKMFEDLTMVTQKHFQDFSALSNQEAKTPTVL, encoded by the exons ATGTCGGCGAAT GATAAGAAAAAGCTACAGTTGTTTCTTGCGGAAACGTTTCGGCTTGGCTGCGTCAAGGTAGACGCTTGCGCGAAGGtagattttgatttttcgttcgATTTTTCGATTCTCGAGGGTTTCAAATACTTCGTTTCGTACATGAGAGGAAGAGAGGAGCTAATCTGCAAAATTGTGAACGAACCGCGC agTCTCATTactccgtcatcgactccCGGCGGATCGTTGAGCGGAAGTTTTGAAACATCCGGCATCGAACTGCCGAGAAACCA gCAATCCTTTATGATATCTCATCGATCTCAAAGAAG ACTCAGTGGTTATGGTTTCATTGACGTGGGTTTGCCACCAGCCAGCCCAAGTGATAGAGAAATAGACTCAACA GACGATGATTTGACAATGTTTCTAATAGCTGGCTATAGTCGATATAACTGTCCCTATGTGTGG GTGCGATCGAATCACGAACGACTCGTTCGTCTCAGCGGCGAAACCCCAAGTGCAAAGGACAACCCGTTGAAGTTGGATTCAACGAGTCGATGGAGCGAAGAAG atattAAAATTTGGGACATTGTTGCTGAATTGGTGAGCATTTGCACGATGCCCGCGCCAAAGAATCCTTTTGCTGTCGACATTGAATATTTTCAAAGTCTTCCTTTGGCCGAAAGTGTTTTGGCTACGGGAGCTATGGCGAATTTTCTTCGGACAGTACTTGCTCATAAAGAGCACTTCTACGACGCTAAAA TGTTTGAGGATTTGACTATGGTTACCCAGAAACATTTTCAAGATTTTTCAGCTTTATCTAACCAAGAAGCGAAGACTCCGACCGTACTGTGA